One window from the genome of candidate division WOR-3 bacterium encodes:
- the mnmE gene encoding tRNA uridine-5-carboxymethylaminomethyl(34) synthesis GTPase MnmE — protein sequence MRKDTIVAPATAAGVSGLAIVRLSGPKTFAVLSRLLPGDRVSSQPSYTARLVWLKDEKGEPVDQVMVTVFRKPRSYTGEDMAEITCHGSPFIYNKITELCQKLGCRLAEPGEFTQRAVLNGKLTLSQAEAIWALVNATNPLGHRTAIKAYQGATSRQIAELAEMLRDLHSDVEYLLGFDENEAVDTKSLDSKTKNILVQLTQMVRDVERSRFLFEPARVAIVGRTNVGKSSLFNRLLGNNRAITSSIPNTTRDRIEASLSLGNLRVNLIDTCGFRVETEDPLARKGTTETKKAIQDADLLAIVFDGSHTPRKDDWEIITATEKKPKIFVINKSDLTCRFDPRFLPGRAIRVSCKTGYNINRVRAALIRHLQPRSLSSPLITLRQIEIITECRNHLMASLASQNLETRAQEIKSALEALGKIDSPLETDDILNRIFARFCIGK from the coding sequence ATGCGAAAGGACACGATTGTTGCGCCAGCAACAGCGGCGGGGGTGAGCGGACTGGCGATTGTGCGGCTTTCAGGACCGAAAACATTTGCGGTTCTCAGTCGTCTTCTGCCCGGAGATAGGGTCAGCAGCCAGCCTTCATATACCGCCCGGTTGGTCTGGCTGAAAGATGAAAAGGGTGAGCCAGTCGACCAAGTAATGGTGACTGTTTTTCGCAAGCCCCGTTCCTATACCGGTGAGGATATGGCAGAAATCACCTGCCATGGTTCCCCATTCATCTACAATAAAATCACCGAGTTGTGTCAGAAACTGGGATGCCGTCTTGCCGAACCGGGCGAGTTTACCCAAAGAGCGGTTCTTAATGGTAAACTTACCCTCTCTCAGGCAGAGGCGATTTGGGCGTTGGTCAATGCCACCAATCCACTTGGGCACCGCACCGCAATTAAAGCCTACCAGGGTGCAACCAGTCGCCAGATAGCCGAACTTGCAGAGATGCTACGTGACCTCCACAGTGATGTGGAGTACCTTCTGGGTTTTGATGAAAACGAAGCAGTAGACACAAAATCTCTTGATAGTAAAACAAAGAATATATTGGTACAATTAACCCAGATGGTAAGAGACGTTGAACGCAGCCGGTTTCTATTTGAACCGGCAAGGGTAGCAATTGTTGGCAGGACTAATGTGGGAAAGTCGAGCCTCTTCAACAGACTCCTCGGTAATAACCGAGCAATCACCAGCTCAATTCCTAATACCACCCGGGACCGGATTGAAGCAAGCCTTTCCCTGGGGAACCTCCGTGTGAATCTCATTGACACTTGTGGTTTTCGAGTAGAAACCGAAGATCCGCTGGCACGAAAGGGCACGACAGAAACGAAGAAGGCAATTCAGGATGCTGATTTGCTTGCAATAGTGTTTGATGGGTCCCACACTCCGCGGAAAGATGACTGGGAAATCATTACCGCAACAGAAAAAAAGCCTAAGATTTTTGTTATCAACAAGAGCGACCTCACCTGCAGGTTTGACCCCCGATTTCTCCCGGGACGGGCAATCCGCGTCTCCTGTAAAACCGGGTACAATATCAACAGAGTCCGTGCTGCACTCATCCGCCATCTTCAACCCCGGTCCCTCTCATCTCCTCTAATAACCCTGCGCCAAATAGAGATAATCACTGAATGCCGCAACCACCTTATGGCGAGCCTTGCTTCTCAAAACCTGGAAACAAGGGCACAAGAAATCAAATCTGCCCTCGAGGCACTGGGAAAGATTGACTCCCCATTAGAAACCGATGATATCCTTAACCGCATATTTGCCCGGTTCTGTATTGGCAAATGA
- a CDS encoding cysteine desulfurase family protein, giving the protein MRRVYFDHLAATPLLPEALEAMMPFLREDFGNPSSLHQFGTKAFQALTTAREQVASLINAQPEGIIFTSSASESNNLAIKGLGLANKTKGNHIIVSAIEHPSVLVPVKNLKRLGFEFTIVDVDPFGRVNPEAVVNAIRPETVLVSVMHANYEIGTIQPLKEIVKLCHQKGVPVHADGTAAMGRIPVDVKELDVDAYSFSAQSFYGPKGAAALYLKPGTRILPLIEGGIQEKGRRAGTENVAAIVGMGRAAVITKEKLAQWAGNMKRLEQRLRNELPKRVERLVFTGHPVERLPGVVSMCVEFVEGEALLLSLDDEGIAIASGSACTARTLKASHVLLAIGLPHAIAQSSLLLTLGKDNNDDDVSYFLERFPPIVERLRKLSPLYAKYLKGENPYEFKTGQGHNHEEN; this is encoded by the coding sequence ATGCGTCGGGTTTATTTTGACCATCTTGCCGCTACCCCGCTTTTGCCTGAGGCGCTGGAGGCGATGATGCCCTTTCTCAGAGAGGATTTTGGGAATCCGAGCAGTTTGCACCAATTTGGCACCAAGGCATTTCAGGCGCTAACAACCGCAAGGGAACAGGTTGCCAGCCTGATTAATGCCCAGCCTGAGGGAATCATTTTTACCTCCTCCGCATCAGAAAGTAATAACCTTGCCATTAAAGGTCTGGGACTGGCAAACAAAACAAAGGGCAATCATATTATTGTATCCGCGATTGAGCACCCATCGGTGCTGGTGCCGGTGAAAAATCTCAAGCGGCTTGGGTTTGAGTTCACCATCGTGGATGTTGACCCATTCGGCAGGGTTAATCCAGAAGCGGTTGTTAATGCGATAAGACCGGAAACGGTTCTCGTTTCGGTTATGCATGCCAATTATGAAATCGGGACAATCCAGCCCCTCAAGGAGATAGTTAAACTCTGCCACCAAAAGGGTGTGCCTGTCCATGCTGATGGCACGGCAGCAATGGGTAGAATTCCGGTTGATGTTAAAGAACTTGATGTTGATGCCTACTCATTTTCTGCCCAGTCATTTTATGGACCAAAAGGCGCTGCTGCACTTTACCTAAAGCCTGGAACCCGCATCCTTCCTTTGATTGAAGGCGGGATTCAGGAAAAGGGGCGGCGTGCCGGAACCGAAAATGTTGCTGCAATAGTTGGTATGGGCAGGGCAGCAGTAATAACAAAGGAGAAACTTGCCCAATGGGCAGGAAATATGAAGCGGCTTGAACAGAGATTGAGAAATGAACTGCCCAAAAGGGTGGAAAGGCTTGTCTTTACCGGTCATCCTGTTGAAAGGTTGCCCGGCGTTGTCAGTATGTGTGTTGAGTTTGTTGAGGGTGAGGCGCTCCTTCTGTCTCTTGATGATGAGGGTATTGCTATTGCATCCGGTTCTGCCTGCACCGCGCGCACGCTCAAGGCATCCCATGTTCTTTTGGCAATCGGACTTCCCCATGCCATTGCCCAGTCCTCTCTGCTTCTAACATTAGGCAAGGACAATAACGATGATGATGTTAGTTATTTCCTTGAGCGCTTCCCTCCAATTGTTGAGCGGTTGCGCAAACTTTCTCCGCTATATGCCAAATATCTTAAGGGCGAAAACCCCTATGAGTTCAAAACTGGACAAGGACATAATCACGAGGAAAATTAG
- a CDS encoding PTS sugar transporter subunit IIA, producing MIKKVSELLRPTAIILSLQSKEKNGVIGELTAPLIAEGLVTDEKEFIAAILRRENLESTGIGFGVAIPHARTDSVKTAVLAFGRSKKGVDFSSLDGKPSHLIFLIAAPEAMKREYIWTLAKLSSLLRRDEVRKGLDDAQTVEEVYAVIEQYERY from the coding sequence ATGATCAAAAAGGTTTCGGAACTACTCCGACCAACAGCAATAATACTTTCTCTCCAATCAAAGGAAAAAAACGGGGTAATTGGTGAACTTACTGCCCCTTTGATCGCTGAAGGTTTGGTTACGGATGAAAAGGAGTTTATCGCCGCCATCCTCAGGCGGGAAAACCTTGAAAGTACCGGCATCGGGTTCGGGGTTGCGATACCCCATGCCCGCACTGACTCGGTCAAGACCGCGGTGCTTGCCTTTGGCAGGTCAAAAAAAGGGGTGGATTTCTCCAGCCTCGATGGCAAACCTTCCCATCTCATCTTCCTAATTGCCGCTCCGGAAGCAATGAAACGGGAATATATCTGGACCCTGGCAAAACTATCAAGCCTTTTGCGCCGAGATGAGGTCCGGAAAGGCTTGGATGATGCCCAGACGGTTGAAGAGGTTTATGCCGTTATCGAACAGTATGAGCGCTACTGA
- the argS gene encoding arginine--tRNA ligase → MSQSQANYFLFRSREMLYERFASLGYKIEIEEIREGEAGIGADIAVPVFRLARTTGVNPITLAESIAQRLDLADSPFSSVQALKGYVNFKFNPRVLAREVFADYQTNPLKYGSGELGRGKTIVIDYSSPNIAKPFSVGHLRSTLIGQALHNIFTYLGYKVIGDNHLGDWGTQFGKLLCAFELWGEEKRLEQNPTSHLLELYVRFHEQAKQDKTLISKAREWFRRLETGDPIARSRWQQFVRLSKKEFERIYDLLGVRFDVTLGESFYADRVKDVIEQALKKGVARKEKPPANVRGDDEEFQEEEGVVLIPLDDFGIKVPLILQKSDGTSLYATREIATAEYRIETWHPEKILYVVGKEQEFYFKQFNAALQLLGYNVPCVHVNFGLVRLPEGRLSTREGRIILLEDVINEAIERAKAIVVERELTAEEKEEIARKVGIGAIKYADLSQNRIKEVVFDWNRMLALDGDSAPYLQYAYTRTRSILRKAEKLNRSLADPSLLVAPEEQKLLLHIARFPESILAAAQNYEPHRIANRLYSLARDFSLFYDRVPVLKAETKELCASRLALVEMTGTVIKIGLNLLGIDVLERM, encoded by the coding sequence ATGAGCCAATCGCAAGCCAATTACTTCCTCTTTCGCTCTCGGGAGATGTTGTATGAAAGGTTTGCCAGCCTGGGTTACAAAATTGAAATTGAGGAAATCCGGGAAGGCGAAGCAGGAATTGGTGCGGACATTGCCGTGCCTGTTTTCCGTCTGGCAAGGACAACTGGGGTTAACCCTATTACCCTTGCTGAATCAATCGCTCAACGGCTTGACCTTGCTGATTCCCCTTTTTCCTCGGTTCAGGCGCTTAAAGGTTATGTCAACTTCAAGTTTAATCCAAGAGTCCTTGCACGGGAGGTTTTTGCCGATTATCAGACAAACCCTTTAAAATACGGTAGCGGTGAATTAGGCAGAGGCAAAACAATTGTTATTGACTACTCCTCACCCAATATTGCCAAGCCGTTCTCAGTGGGGCATCTGCGTTCCACGCTCATCGGTCAGGCGCTTCACAATATCTTCACCTATTTAGGTTACAAAGTGATTGGCGACAACCATCTCGGCGACTGGGGAACCCAGTTTGGCAAACTCCTCTGCGCATTTGAGCTCTGGGGCGAAGAAAAAAGGCTGGAGCAAAACCCAACCTCCCATCTCTTAGAACTTTATGTCCGATTCCACGAACAGGCAAAACAGGACAAAACCCTAATTTCAAAGGCAAGGGAGTGGTTTCGCCGGCTGGAAACTGGTGACCCGATTGCCCGTTCCCGCTGGCAGCAGTTTGTCCGGTTAAGCAAAAAAGAGTTTGAGCGCATCTATGATTTGCTGGGGGTAAGGTTTGATGTTACTCTTGGAGAAAGTTTTTATGCCGACCGGGTTAAAGATGTAATTGAACAGGCGCTGAAAAAGGGTGTTGCCCGTAAGGAGAAACCGCCCGCTAATGTCAGGGGTGACGATGAGGAATTTCAGGAAGAGGAAGGGGTTGTCCTGATTCCCCTGGATGATTTTGGTATCAAGGTCCCGCTTATCTTGCAGAAATCGGATGGCACCAGCCTTTACGCTACCAGAGAAATTGCCACTGCCGAATATCGTATTGAAACCTGGCACCCGGAGAAGATTCTTTATGTTGTTGGTAAAGAGCAGGAGTTTTACTTCAAACAGTTCAACGCCGCCCTGCAACTGTTAGGGTATAATGTCCCCTGCGTCCATGTGAACTTCGGACTGGTGCGTCTGCCTGAAGGCAGGCTTTCTACAAGAGAGGGCAGAATCATTCTGTTGGAGGATGTGATTAACGAGGCGATTGAACGGGCAAAGGCAATTGTGGTGGAGCGCGAGTTGACCGCAGAAGAAAAGGAGGAGATTGCCCGCAAGGTTGGGATCGGTGCCATTAAGTATGCTGACCTCTCTCAGAACCGTATCAAGGAGGTGGTATTTGACTGGAACCGGATGCTGGCGCTTGATGGTGATTCAGCACCCTATCTCCAGTATGCCTATACCCGCACCCGCTCAATCCTGCGCAAGGCAGAAAAATTGAACCGTTCACTTGCTGACCCAAGCCTGCTTGTCGCACCTGAAGAGCAAAAACTCCTTCTTCACATCGCCCGTTTCCCCGAGAGCATCCTTGCGGCTGCCCAAAATTATGAACCCCATCGCATTGCCAACAGGCTCTACAGCCTTGCCCGTGATTTTTCTCTCTTCTACGACCGGGTGCCTGTTCTCAAAGCCGAAACCAAGGAACTTTGTGCCAGCCGGCTTGCCTTAGTGGAGATGACCGGCACAGTTATAAAAATCGGGCTCAACCTCTTGGGCATTGATGTCCTTGAACGGATGTAA
- the yidD gene encoding membrane protein insertion efficiency factor YidD: MLADLLKFFIRGYQFTLGTVLPNSCRFQPSCSHYAFEAISRYGAGKGMVLALKRVLRCHPFSSGGYDPVPDSICRGVGNNQKERI; encoded by the coding sequence ATGTTGGCTGATCTGCTTAAGTTCTTTATCCGGGGTTATCAGTTTACACTGGGAACGGTTCTGCCCAACTCCTGCCGTTTTCAACCATCCTGTTCTCATTATGCCTTTGAGGCAATCAGCCGTTATGGGGCCGGCAAGGGAATGGTTTTGGCACTGAAACGGGTTTTACGCTGCCATCCGTTTTCTTCTGGAGGCTATGACCCGGTGCCGGATAGTATTTGTCGAGGAGTCGGCAATAACCAAAAGGAGCGAATTTGA
- a CDS encoding universal stress protein yields MIKQILVWVNDTEEFRSAAIWALELARALSARVYAVYIIPLDIKTKKGKRLDPEKEEKAWEVLYEIEDDAFERNVRVSLLLETGEPLTRICELIANYKTDLLVVSASSTLSANEIIRHSPKPVIFYKHPKEE; encoded by the coding sequence ATGATTAAACAAATCCTCGTCTGGGTCAATGACACCGAGGAGTTTCGTTCTGCCGCCATTTGGGCTCTTGAACTTGCTCGCGCCCTTTCTGCTCGGGTTTATGCAGTTTATATTATACCTCTTGATATTAAAACCAAAAAAGGTAAGAGGTTAGACCCTGAAAAGGAGGAAAAGGCATGGGAGGTGCTTTATGAGATTGAGGATGATGCGTTTGAGCGCAATGTCCGAGTTTCATTGCTTTTGGAAACCGGTGAACCGCTCACGCGCATTTGTGAATTGATTGCCAATTACAAAACCGACCTGCTTGTCGTCAGTGCCTCCTCCACGCTTTCAGCGAATGAAATTATCAGGCACTCACCCAAGCCGGTCATCTTTTACAAACATCCTAAGGAGGAGTGA
- a CDS encoding YidC/Oxa1 family insertase periplasmic-domain containing protein, giving the protein MSSDSLRMIIGFALIMVILILWQVLLPQRRQPVSQPQPAPAVGEPETVAVAAVLKPAEFIVPETTFFLENQFLRLELSSRGGAIKSCYLKKYSVQLVPEKQTILGTEEISHLPPTGFNLSESTVAFSYLTSEGILTKTWKLGGDYSLDLILELPGENTVLTFDARAGINLTENNVKEDLANFHFYAHNQGKIHQIAANSLRKKPFVTAADWVGLKSKYFFLALVSKDSRFDSCRAEVLDDGRIGFKAEVRAAGKEKGFLVYLGPVEYNRLKSFGLGFENVVSLGWLKPIALGILYLLRLFFTIVRNWGGAIVLFSILMKVAFYPLTRTQTRQMRQLQLLQPKIEELKKKYKNDPQTLNQETMRLYQMYKVNPVSGCLPLLVQMPVFFALYTVLRNFIELRGAGFILWLKDLSQPDTLFGHLPSGIPLVGGFAIGLLPILMGASFIAQNLLTATDKRNWAMTIIFPIFITAIFLNLSSGLQLYWFIYNILSILESLIATKGGVIWQRFRKTPNLGVS; this is encoded by the coding sequence TTGAGTTCAGACAGTCTGCGGATGATAATCGGATTCGCATTAATAATGGTGATTTTAATTCTCTGGCAGGTGCTTTTGCCACAGAGAAGACAACCGGTATCCCAGCCACAACCAGCACCCGCAGTAGGAGAGCCGGAAACGGTGGCGGTAGCAGCGGTTTTGAAACCAGCAGAGTTTATTGTTCCAGAAACGACCTTTTTTCTTGAAAATCAATTTCTCCGGCTGGAGTTATCCAGCCGTGGTGGGGCAATCAAATCCTGTTATCTGAAAAAATATTCGGTACAACTTGTGCCTGAAAAGCAGACAATTTTAGGAACCGAAGAAATCAGCCACCTCCCCCCCACCGGTTTCAATCTCTCCGAATCAACCGTCGCTTTTAGTTATCTCACCTCTGAAGGTATTCTAACCAAAACCTGGAAACTGGGCGGTGATTATTCCCTTGACCTCATCCTTGAGCTGCCCGGCGAAAACACCGTTTTAACCTTTGATGCCCGCGCCGGAATCAACCTTACCGAAAATAATGTCAAGGAGGATTTGGCAAACTTCCATTTCTACGCCCATAACCAGGGCAAGATTCATCAGATTGCTGCTAACAGTCTGCGAAAGAAGCCTTTTGTTACTGCGGCTGACTGGGTCGGGCTGAAGTCAAAGTATTTCTTTCTTGCCCTGGTCAGTAAAGACAGCCGTTTTGATTCCTGCCGGGCAGAGGTGCTTGATGACGGCAGGATTGGATTTAAGGCTGAGGTGCGGGCGGCAGGAAAGGAAAAAGGCTTTTTAGTGTATCTCGGACCGGTTGAATACAACCGGCTCAAATCCTTTGGCTTGGGGTTTGAGAATGTTGTCAGTTTAGGCTGGCTCAAACCCATTGCCCTCGGCATTCTCTATCTCCTGCGCCTTTTCTTCACCATTGTCCGCAACTGGGGTGGTGCGATTGTCCTCTTTTCGATACTGATGAAGGTAGCATTTTATCCTTTAACGAGAACCCAAACCCGGCAGATGCGGCAGTTGCAACTGCTGCAGCCGAAGATTGAGGAACTGAAAAAGAAGTACAAAAACGACCCTCAGACGCTGAATCAGGAGACGATGCGACTTTATCAAATGTACAAGGTGAACCCGGTTTCCGGGTGTCTGCCCCTTTTAGTCCAGATGCCGGTATTTTTTGCCCTTTATACGGTCCTGCGCAACTTTATTGAACTCAGGGGTGCCGGATTTATTTTATGGCTCAAGGACCTTTCCCAGCCCGATACCCTGTTCGGGCATTTACCTTCAGGAATACCATTGGTCGGTGGGTTTGCGATTGGCTTGCTCCCGATTTTGATGGGGGCGTCCTTCATCGCCCAGAACCTGTTAACAGCCACCGACAAGCGGAACTGGGCGATGACCATCATCTTCCCGATTTTTATTACTGCAATCTTTCTCAACCTTTCCAGCGGATTGCAGTTGTACTGGTTTATTTATAACATCCTCTCAATTTTGGAGAGTCTGATTGCAACCAAAGGAGGCGTAATATGGCAACGATTCAGGAAAACCCCGAATTTGGGGGTGAGTTAA
- a CDS encoding macro domain-containing protein, whose product MPLSNSMSATEKVIKRFGDFTITVVLGDITEQETEAIVNAANNHLWMGGGVAGAIKRKGGVEIEQEAMSQGPIEPGAAVTTSAGRLRAKYCIHAAVMGQDLTTTAELIVRATKSALLEAKRLKVESISFPALGTGVGGFPFSACARLMIGAVMSHSRANDYPKEVRFVLFDQSAYEAFVQVLLASPEKQ is encoded by the coding sequence ATGCCGTTATCGAACAGTATGAGCGCTACTGAAAAAGTCATAAAACGGTTCGGTGATTTTACCATTACCGTTGTCTTGGGCGACATTACCGAACAGGAAACCGAGGCAATCGTCAATGCTGCCAATAATCATCTCTGGATGGGAGGTGGGGTTGCCGGCGCCATCAAGCGTAAGGGTGGGGTTGAAATTGAACAGGAGGCAATGAGTCAGGGACCGATTGAGCCAGGTGCGGCAGTGACCACATCTGCGGGCAGGTTGCGGGCAAAGTACTGCATCCATGCAGCAGTGATGGGTCAGGACCTTACCACCACTGCTGAATTGATTGTCAGGGCAACCAAAAGTGCCCTTCTTGAAGCCAAGCGACTCAAAGTTGAGTCAATTTCCTTTCCTGCTCTCGGCACCGGTGTTGGGGGCTTTCCTTTTTCCGCCTGTGCCCGCTTGATGATTGGTGCGGTGATGAGCCACTCCCGCGCCAACGATTATCCCAAAGAGGTCAGGTTCGTCCTTTTTGACCAGAGCGCCTATGAGGCATTTGTCCAGGTGCTCTTGGCTTCTCCAGAAAAACAATGA
- a CDS encoding KH domain-containing protein yields the protein MATIQENPEFGGELKPADPENVQSLDEAGVIAQVTQTLINHVGVRAKVEVTKTGEGYLANINTKRGAILIGRRGATLKALQHLVRTIVRRQYPDVPPITVDVANYLQRRDNFLRKKALAVAKIVTETKREMALDFLSEKELAVVREALSAMPQVRVYAVGTGSRRNVVIAPIETEEKSG from the coding sequence ATGGCAACGATTCAGGAAAACCCCGAATTTGGGGGTGAGTTAAAACCGGCTGACCCGGAAAATGTTCAAAGTTTAGATGAGGCAGGGGTGATTGCTCAGGTCACCCAGACGCTTATCAACCATGTTGGCGTCCGTGCCAAGGTGGAGGTGACAAAGACGGGGGAAGGCTATCTTGCCAACATCAATACCAAGCGCGGTGCTATTCTCATTGGCAGACGCGGGGCAACTTTGAAAGCGCTCCAGCACCTGGTGAGGACAATTGTGAGGCGCCAGTATCCAGATGTACCACCGATTACGGTTGATGTTGCCAACTATCTCCAGCGCCGGGACAATTTTCTCCGTAAGAAGGCCTTGGCGGTTGCCAAAATTGTTACCGAGACTAAAAGGGAGATGGCACTTGACTTCTTAAGCGAAAAAGAACTCGCGGTTGTCCGGGAGGCGCTGAGCGCAATGCCTCAGGTCAGAGTTTATGCGGTTGGTACCGGCTCGCGCCGAAATGTGGTGATTGCGCCGATAGAAACCGAAGAGAAGTCCGGTTGA